The uncultured Fusobacterium sp. genome has a segment encoding these proteins:
- a CDS encoding GTP pyrophosphokinase, whose protein sequence is MLNVLDKEQFFKEFSIDEDYFASTGLVWEELVKIYDNYVRLVPQLEKEAEYIVSKLIDIPSVHSVRRRVKKPKHLIEKIIRKGRKYVDKGISVDTYKEIVTDLIGIRVLHLFKDDWKDIHYEIMGLWEIRETPQINIRRGDYNVVQLQESISELNCEIIVRDHGYRSVHYLIGVPVTKKDEILVEIQVRTVFEEAWSEIDHLMRYPYDVNNPIMTEYLAIFNRIVGSADEMGTFIKNMKSHFTLKPNENPEERELDTKFK, encoded by the coding sequence ATGTTAAACGTACTTGATAAAGAACAATTTTTTAAAGAGTTTTCAATTGATGAGGATTATTTTGCCTCTACTGGTTTAGTTTGGGAAGAACTTGTCAAAATATATGATAACTATGTTAGACTTGTTCCTCAACTTGAAAAAGAAGCAGAATACATAGTATCTAAGTTAATTGATATTCCTAGTGTACATTCTGTAAGAAGAAGAGTTAAAAAACCTAAACATCTAATTGAAAAAATAATTAGAAAAGGAAGAAAATATGTTGATAAAGGTATCTCAGTTGATACTTATAAAGAGATAGTAACAGACTTAATTGGTATCAGAGTTCTTCACCTTTTTAAAGATGATTGGAAAGATATTCACTATGAAATTATGGGTCTTTGGGAGATAAGAGAAACACCTCAAATAAACATAAGAAGGGGAGATTACAACGTTGTTCAACTTCAAGAGAGTATCTCTGAATTAAATTGTGAAATTATTGTAAGAGATCATGGTTATCGTTCTGTACACTATTTAATAGGTGTTCCTGTTACTAAAAAAGATGAAATCTTAGTTGAAATTCAAGTTAGAACAGTTTTTGAAGAGGCTTGGAGTGAAATAGATCACCTAATGAGATATCCTTATGACGTTAATAATCCTATTATGACTGAATACTTAGCTATTTTTAATAGAATAGTTGGAAGTGCCGATGAAATGGGAACTTTTATTAAAAATATGAAATCTCACTTCACTTTAAAACCAAATGAAAATCCTGAAGAGAGAGAGTTAGACACTAAATTCAAATAG
- a CDS encoding SIR2 family protein → MKSFFEKFEKEQKFNLFIGDFLNKLSGYPSKTDISEAILSEIKQPAKRYIKDMNSFSDIVQAYLDAVIDTKKNLIKQIRENFEYRYNIDLNIYSNIINSKLFESIFTLNFDNIFENNFNDFITKITPIDVKSVKENTIGYYKLLGDINSIGTVFISSQDIRKLKTLDFYQEFFNIIRKEFQKRPTIFLGVDLEDSDMMNLLNFILKPLEYTQPIYMVTSTSIISSKSADLIGKYNIKLITSGTKEFLEYFDTLSKKEDPVLEKKFVW, encoded by the coding sequence ATGAAAAGTTTTTTTGAAAAATTTGAAAAAGAGCAAAAATTCAATCTTTTTATTGGAGATTTTTTAAATAAATTATCTGGTTATCCTTCAAAAACAGATATCTCTGAAGCTATTTTATCTGAAATTAAACAACCAGCTAAAAGATATATTAAAGATATGAACTCCTTTTCAGATATAGTACAAGCTTATTTAGATGCTGTTATAGATACTAAGAAAAATTTAATAAAACAAATTAGAGAAAACTTTGAATATAGATATAATATAGATCTTAATATATATAGTAATATTATTAATTCTAAATTATTTGAGAGTATCTTTACTTTAAATTTTGATAATATTTTTGAAAATAATTTCAATGATTTTATTACAAAAATAACTCCAATTGATGTTAAAAGTGTCAAAGAAAATACAATTGGATATTATAAATTACTAGGAGATATAAATTCCATAGGTACTGTTTTTATTTCAAGTCAAGACATTAGAAAATTAAAAACTTTAGATTTTTATCAAGAGTTTTTCAACATAATTAGAAAAGAATTTCAAAAAAGACCTACTATATTTTTAGGAGTAGACTTAGAGGATTCAGACATGATGAATCTTTTAAATTTTATATTAAAACCATTAGAGTATACTCAACCTATCTATATGGTTACATCTACTTCAATAATAAGTAGTAAATCTGCAGATTTAATCGGAAAATACAATATTAAATTAATAACTTCTGGTACAAAAGAATTCTTAGAATATTTTGATACCCTTTCAAAGAAAGAAGACCCTGTACTTGAAAAAAAGTTTGTGTGGTAG
- the cls gene encoding cardiolipin synthase codes for MEIFITFLKDYIIFINILFLIVIVLLERKNSFFTLFWIILLVLAPYFGFIAYLFFGLSFRKKRVVNEYYKWKFLYSKEVMGFSQYKELVKWEQLISYVEISSKNRLTSLNTSKIFVDGKDFFSSVLEDLKNAKISISMEYYIFREDELGKKIAKVLEEKAKEGVKVRLIVDGAGGYGRKMLKDLKNVGVEVGVFFPSHFPFFKIANLRANYRDHRKLCIIDSKFGYISGFNIGDEYLGKGKLGYWRDTGLRIFGEACLELEREFFFSWSIVKKEKLSLKKEYAYNGEVLKELIETKGRHSGHIQVVSSGPNYQFRTIRDNALKMIIKAKKYIYIQTPYFVPDDTILDALKIAALSGVEIKIMIPDKPDHFFIYWVNQYFCGELLDLGVEVYRYSRGFLHSKFIVVDDEVVTVGTANFDYRSFYQNFEINVNIYEKDIAKSFRNIFKDDMKFSHKLLRSEYSKRSYYIKFKESICRLLAPIM; via the coding sequence ATGGAAATATTTATAACTTTTTTGAAAGATTATATTATTTTTATAAATATATTATTTTTAATAGTAATTGTTTTATTAGAAAGAAAAAACTCTTTTTTTACACTTTTCTGGATAATACTTCTAGTTTTAGCCCCATATTTTGGATTTATAGCATATCTTTTTTTCGGTTTAAGTTTTAGAAAAAAAAGAGTTGTAAATGAATACTATAAATGGAAATTTTTATATAGTAAGGAAGTTATGGGATTTAGTCAGTATAAGGAGTTAGTAAAGTGGGAACAATTGATCTCCTATGTAGAAATCTCTTCTAAAAATAGATTAACTTCTTTAAATACTAGTAAGATTTTTGTTGATGGAAAAGATTTTTTTTCAAGTGTTTTAGAGGATTTAAAAAATGCTAAAATTAGTATCTCTATGGAATACTATATATTTAGGGAAGATGAATTAGGAAAGAAAATAGCAAAAGTTTTAGAGGAGAAGGCAAAAGAGGGAGTAAAGGTACGTCTTATAGTAGATGGTGCTGGAGGATATGGAAGAAAGATGTTAAAGGACTTAAAAAATGTAGGAGTAGAGGTTGGAGTTTTTTTCCCATCACATTTTCCATTTTTTAAGATTGCAAATTTAAGAGCAAATTATAGAGATCATAGAAAATTATGTATAATAGATAGTAAATTTGGATATATAAGCGGTTTTAATATAGGAGATGAGTATTTAGGAAAAGGAAAGTTAGGTTATTGGAGAGATACAGGATTAAGAATTTTTGGAGAAGCTTGTCTTGAATTAGAAAGAGAATTTTTCTTTTCTTGGAGTATTGTAAAGAAAGAAAAGCTATCTTTGAAAAAAGAGTATGCTTATAATGGAGAGGTTTTAAAAGAGCTAATAGAAACTAAAGGACGTCACAGTGGACATATTCAAGTGGTTAGTAGTGGTCCAAATTATCAATTTAGAACAATTCGTGATAATGCTTTAAAAATGATAATAAAGGCAAAAAAATATATATATATTCAAACTCCATATTTTGTTCCTGATGACACTATATTAGATGCTTTAAAAATAGCAGCTTTATCAGGAGTAGAGATAAAAATAATGATTCCAGATAAGCCAGACCATTTTTTTATCTATTGGGTTAATCAATATTTTTGCGGAGAACTATTGGATTTAGGTGTAGAGGTGTATAGATATAGTAGAGGATTTTTACATAGTAAATTTATTGTAGTAGATGATGAAGTGGTAACTGTAGGTACTGCAAATTTTGATTATAGAAGTTTTTATCAAAATTTTGAGATAAATGTCAACATATATGAAAAAGATATTGCTAAATCTTTTAGAAATATCTTTAAAGATGATATGAAATTTAGTCATAAACTTTTAAGAAGTGAGTATTCAAAAAGAAGTTATTATATAAAATTTAAGGAGTCTATTTGTAGATTATTAGCTCCAATTATGTAA
- a CDS encoding PHP-associated domain-containing protein, whose amino-acid sequence MVEFQKISDFFIPFIESDFRYAGDFYYDLHIHTTASDSFIKPEFLKNFVSNKRYLIAVTDHNDIRGAIKLNEMGINNVPGIELGCEDGFELLVYFKNMEDLEEFYKKEVEKYRNLKRMAKTHRDIYEYLEALKNWECHKSIPHICGVVQKNFINNKKYIYDVIKKVDSLETHNHALPMVRNLMAAELREKNGLTATFGSDAHILREVVSYYKYTNMDLSQGEKVIDYLYKIGSISGIGQKHLFYLLKSLT is encoded by the coding sequence ATGGTAGAATTTCAAAAAATTTCAGATTTTTTTATTCCCTTTATAGAGAGTGATTTTAGGTATGCTGGAGATTTTTATTATGATTTACATATTCATACAACAGCATCTGATAGTTTTATTAAACCAGAATTTCTTAAGAATTTTGTTAGCAATAAGAGATATTTAATAGCTGTAACTGATCACAATGATATAAGGGGAGCTATTAAATTAAATGAGATGGGAATAAATAATGTACCAGGAATAGAGTTAGGCTGTGAAGATGGATTTGAACTATTGGTTTATTTTAAAAATATGGAGGACTTGGAAGAATTTTATAAAAAAGAAGTAGAAAAGTATAGAAATTTAAAAAGAATGGCTAAAACACATAGAGATATATATGAGTATTTAGAGGCTTTAAAAAATTGGGAGTGCCACAAATCAATTCCTCATATTTGTGGTGTAGTACAGAAAAACTTTATTAACAATAAAAAATACATCTATGATGTCATAAAAAAAGTTGATTCCTTAGAAACTCATAATCACGCTTTGCCAATGGTTAGAAATTTAATGGCAGCAGAGCTTAGAGAAAAAAATGGATTAACTGCTACTTTTGGAAGTGATGCACATATTTTAAGAGAGGTAGTTTCTTATTATAAATATACTAATATGGACTTGAGTCAAGGAGAAAAAGTGATAGATTATCTATATAAAATAGGAAGTATTAGTGGAATTGGGCAAAAACATCTATTCTATTTACTTAAAAGTTTGACATAG
- a CDS encoding sodium:alanine symporter family protein, whose amino-acid sequence MQQLVTTINEFLWGNFLIILLMGTGIYFTLKLNFIQVRKFKEGIKRVTGSMDLNGKEADHNGMSSFQALATAVAAQVGTGNLAGAATAIVSGGPGAIFWMWVSAFFGMATVYVEAILGQVFKRRVNGQITGGPSYYIETALKNKLLSKFLAVFFSIACIAALGLMGNAVQANSISVAFNNAFGVSPLIVGVVIAILGGIVFFGGIKRIAAVTEKIVPVMAGLYIVACIIIIVMNYRQIIPAVISIFYSAFNPEAALGGAMGITVKQAVRYGVARGLFSNEAGMGSTPHAHAIAKVNHPGEQGIVAVVTVFIDTFVVLTGTALVILTSGVTEGAGIVLTQNAFTKSLGVYGDMFIAICLFFFAFSTIIGWYFFGEANIRYLFKSNISVNIYRVIVMVMIIIGSLLKIELVWELADMFNGMMVLPNLIALLALGKYARTAMKEYDCLHN is encoded by the coding sequence ATGCAACAACTTGTAACAACAATCAATGAATTTTTATGGGGGAACTTTCTCATTATACTGTTAATGGGAACAGGAATTTATTTTACTTTAAAATTGAATTTTATTCAAGTGAGGAAATTTAAAGAGGGAATAAAACGTGTAACTGGTTCAATGGATTTAAATGGAAAGGAAGCAGATCATAATGGTATGTCATCATTCCAAGCTTTAGCAACAGCTGTAGCGGCACAAGTAGGAACAGGAAACTTAGCTGGAGCAGCAACAGCAATTGTTTCAGGAGGACCAGGAGCAATATTTTGGATGTGGGTAAGTGCTTTCTTTGGAATGGCAACTGTGTATGTTGAAGCTATATTAGGACAAGTTTTTAAAAGAAGAGTTAATGGACAAATAACTGGAGGACCATCTTATTATATAGAAACAGCTTTAAAAAATAAACTATTATCAAAATTTTTAGCTGTATTTTTCTCAATAGCTTGTATAGCAGCTCTAGGGCTTATGGGAAACGCTGTTCAAGCTAACTCAATTTCAGTAGCTTTTAATAACGCTTTTGGAGTATCTCCACTAATAGTGGGAGTAGTAATAGCTATTTTAGGAGGAATAGTATTCTTTGGTGGAATTAAAAGAATAGCAGCAGTAACTGAAAAAATAGTTCCTGTAATGGCTGGATTATATATAGTAGCTTGTATAATTATAATTGTGATGAATTATAGACAAATCATTCCAGCTGTTATCTCTATATTTTATTCAGCTTTTAATCCAGAAGCTGCTTTAGGAGGAGCAATGGGAATAACTGTAAAACAAGCAGTTAGATATGGAGTTGCTAGAGGGCTTTTCTCAAATGAGGCTGGAATGGGATCAACTCCTCATGCTCATGCTATTGCTAAAGTTAATCATCCAGGAGAACAAGGAATAGTAGCTGTAGTAACAGTTTTTATTGATACTTTTGTTGTACTTACAGGAACAGCTCTTGTTATTTTAACTTCTGGTGTTACTGAGGGAGCAGGAATAGTTCTTACTCAAAATGCTTTTACAAAATCTTTAGGAGTATATGGAGATATGTTTATAGCAATCTGTCTATTCTTCTTTGCTTTCTCAACAATCATTGGTTGGTATTTCTTTGGAGAGGCTAATATTAGATATTTATTTAAAAGTAACATCTCTGTAAATATCTATAGAGTTATTGTTATGGTTATGATTATTATAGGATCTTTATTAAAAATAGAACTTGTTTGGGAATTAGCAGATATGTTTAATGGTATGATGGTACTTCCTAACTTAATTGCTCTATTAGCTTTAGGAAAATATGCTAGAACAGCTATGAAAGAGTATGATTGTTTACACAATTAA